A section of the Corvus moneduloides isolate bCorMon1 chromosome 29, bCorMon1.pri, whole genome shotgun sequence genome encodes:
- the RIT1 gene encoding GTP-binding protein Rit1 produces the protein MDPGARPGGGGGAPGQSREYKLVMLGAGGVGKSAMTMQFISHRFPEDHDPTIEDAYKIRIRIDDEPANLDILDTAGQAEFTAMRDQYMRAGEGFIICYSITDRRSFHEVREFKQLIYRVRRTDDTPVVLVGNKSDLTQLRQVSKEEGSALAREFNCPFFETSAAFRYYIDDVFHALVREIRRKEKEAVMAMEKKSKPKSSVWKRLKSPFRRKKDSVT, from the exons ATGGATCCCGGAGCCcgcccgggcggcggcggcggcgccccgGGGCAGTCCCGAGAGTACAAACTGGTGATGCTGGGCGCGGGCGGCGTCGGCAAGAGCG CCATGACCATGCAGTTCATCAGTCACCGGTTCCCAGAGGATCATGATCCCACCATTG AGGATGCCTATAAAATCCGGATTCGCATCGATGACGAACCTGCCAACCTGGATATTTTGGACACAGCAGGACAG GCAGAGTTCACAGCCATGAGGGACCAGTACATGAGGGCTGGCGAGGGCTTCATCATCTGCTACTCCATCACGGACCGGCGCAGCTTCCACGAGGTGCGCGAGTTCAAGCAGCTCATTTACCGCGTGCGCCGCACCGACGACACCCCCGTGGTGCTGGTGGGCAACAAGTCCGACCTCACCCAGCTGCGCCAG GTGTCCAAAGAGGAAggctctgctttggcacgggAATTCAACTGCCCCTTCTTTGAGACGTCGGCCGCGTTCCGCTACTACATCGACGACGTGTTCCACGCGCTGGTGCGCGAGATCcgcaggaaggagaaggaggccGTGATGGCCATGGAGAAGAAATCCAAGCCCAAAAGCAGTGTCTGGAAAAGACTCAAGTCTCCCTTTCGGAGGAAGAAGGATTCGGTCACTTGA